From Ignisphaera aggregans DSM 17230, the proteins below share one genomic window:
- a CDS encoding conserved hypothetical protein (KEGG: smr:Smar_1353 hypothetical protein) → MIIESIIFMGLDETSEQALENLRKASELLFNERRIKLIIIPLNTWQDPINSSIKSLPLIIINGLKAFSGYAPSIDEIKNFILRHIVFHRDEKVDMVLPAGLIYDNKMYGSVIT, encoded by the coding sequence ATGATTATAGAATCAATAATTTTCATGGGACTTGATGAGACTAGTGAACAAGCATTGGAGAATCTTAGAAAAGCTTCTGAATTACTATTTAATGAAAGAAGAATTAAGCTTATCATTATACCTTTAAATACGTGGCAAGATCCAATCAATTCCTCAATAAAATCGCTTCCACTAATCATAATAAACGGATTAAAAGCATTTTCTGGATATGCACCATCGATTGATGAAATTAAAAATTTCATTCTTAGGCACATTGTCTTTCATAGAGATGAAAAAGTAGATATGGTTTTGCCCGCGGGTTTAATATATGATAATAAGATGTACGGATCTGTGATTACATAA
- a CDS encoding heat shock protein Hsp20 (InterPro IPR017447:IPR002068~KEGG: smr:Smar_0462 heat shock protein HSP20~PFAM: heat shock protein Hsp20; CS~SPTR: A3DLR1 Heat shock protein Hsp20~PFAM: Hsp20/alpha crystallin family), producing the protein MGDRESERKRRSIFDIINDLFEELWEEMEHFERDFMRMFPREELREGEIIRKPIVYGFRLEIGPDGVPRIYEFGNVRRGGRVGPRIMVSEEREPLVDIYEEADRIRIVAELPGVDENKIKVEAIDDRRILIEASNHDRKYRKEVELPTEIDIDTAEAVYKNGVLEIRIRKKGKEERRGKIIQVKKE; encoded by the coding sequence ATGGGCGATAGGGAGTCAGAAAGAAAGAGAAGAAGTATATTCGATATAATCAATGATCTCTTTGAGGAACTATGGGAGGAGATGGAACATTTTGAAAGAGATTTTATGAGAATGTTTCCTAGGGAGGAGCTAAGAGAGGGAGAAATCATTAGAAAGCCTATTGTCTATGGGTTCAGACTAGAGATAGGGCCTGATGGAGTTCCAAGAATATATGAATTTGGAAATGTGCGAAGAGGTGGAAGAGTAGGTCCTAGAATAATGGTATCGGAGGAGAGAGAGCCTCTTGTTGATATATATGAGGAGGCAGATAGGATTAGAATAGTTGCAGAGTTACCTGGAGTTGATGAGAATAAGATAAAAGTTGAAGCAATAGATGATAGAAGAATTCTTATAGAGGCATCTAATCATGATAGAAAATACAGAAAGGAGGTTGAGCTTCCTACAGAGATAGATATAGATACAGCAGAAGCTGTTTATAAGAACGGTGTTTTAGAGATTAGGATAAGGAAGAAAGGAAAGGAAGAAAGAAGGGGCAAAATTATACAAGTTAAGAAGGAATAG
- a CDS encoding ZPR1-type Zinc finger domain protein (COGs: COG1779 C4-type Zn-finger protein~InterPro IPR004457~KEGG: iho:Igni_1105 ZPR1-related zinc finger protein~PFAM: ZPR1-type Zinc finger domain protein~SMART: ZPR1-type Zinc finger domain protein~SPTR: A8ABI0 ZPR1-related zinc finger protein~PFAM: ZPR1 zinc-finger domain) codes for MSNNIDMDLTKDLLVGEINITCPLCKKDAILSLYEYHLSLDESIVIMTIKCPNCGYKDNEIFSEGSKEYNMCIELKVENDVDLNTLIYINPGTMVELRDLGISIEIYQLDIGHIVTTEALILHIIDVIENTCIGSQDNTCAHIIEALNDVIKSKKSISIVLRDPKGVTRILKTYRESNYSFC; via the coding sequence ATGAGTAACAATATAGATATGGATTTAACAAAAGATTTATTAGTAGGAGAAATCAATATAACGTGCCCCCTATGTAAGAAGGATGCAATACTTTCATTGTATGAATATCATTTGTCCTTAGATGAAAGTATAGTTATTATGACTATTAAATGTCCTAACTGTGGATATAAAGATAATGAAATTTTTAGCGAAGGATCTAAAGAATATAATATGTGCATAGAATTAAAGGTCGAAAACGATGTAGATCTTAATACATTGATATATATAAATCCCGGTACAATGGTAGAACTACGCGATCTTGGAATATCTATAGAAATATATCAGCTCGATATTGGACATATAGTTACAACAGAGGCACTTATTCTTCATATAATAGATGTTATTGAAAATACATGTATAGGTTCTCAAGATAATACCTGTGCACACATTATTGAAGCTCTTAATGATGTCATTAAAAGTAAAAAGAGTATATCAATAGTTCTTAGAGATCCTAAGGGAGTAACAAGAATTTTAAAAACCTATAGAGAGAGTAACTATAGTTTTTGCTAA